A genome region from Acidobacteriota bacterium includes the following:
- the dgoD gene encoding galactonate dehydratase produces MNRRKWLRVGAAAGAMFGLDALFTARRTSAAAVGPNDKIKVTKIETFVLTNTWVFVKVSTDAGIVGWGEMLKDDAKACAAGALEVGDYLVGQDPCRVVHHWQAIHRGAFYRGGPIKTAILSGIDQALWDIKGKVYGVPVYKLLGGPTRDRIRVYGEVNEETGVNAMKVGPNAMGRQAIKYIEGQRYVDAVVENFRALREKYGDGVDIGIDFHGAVQPPTAMLLVKALEPYHPWFYEEVVQPLNVDVMAEIAARTHIPLATGERIFTKWGFREVLEKRAAYILQPDVCYAGGITELRLIAGMAEAYYAPLAPHNPNGPVSMAASFQIAACIPNFLIQERGDLEHDLLAKPLPPVRNGHRPLPTDPGLGITIDEDKLMARVGEPRESRTIYDRDDGSIVDW; encoded by the coding sequence ATGAACCGTCGCAAATGGCTCCGCGTCGGGGCCGCAGCGGGCGCCATGTTCGGTCTCGATGCCCTCTTCACCGCCCGGCGCACCAGCGCCGCGGCCGTCGGCCCCAACGACAAGATCAAGGTCACCAAGATCGAGACCTTCGTGCTGACCAACACCTGGGTTTTCGTCAAGGTGTCCACCGACGCCGGGATCGTGGGTTGGGGCGAGATGCTCAAGGACGACGCCAAGGCGTGCGCCGCCGGCGCTCTGGAGGTCGGGGACTATCTGGTGGGCCAGGACCCGTGCCGGGTGGTGCACCATTGGCAGGCCATCCACCGCGGGGCCTTCTACCGCGGGGGTCCCATCAAGACGGCGATCCTGAGCGGCATCGACCAGGCGCTCTGGGACATCAAGGGAAAGGTCTACGGCGTCCCGGTGTACAAATTGCTGGGAGGGCCCACCCGGGACCGCATCCGGGTCTACGGAGAGGTCAACGAGGAGACCGGCGTCAACGCCATGAAGGTCGGCCCCAACGCCATGGGACGCCAGGCGATCAAGTACATCGAAGGCCAGAGATACGTGGACGCCGTGGTGGAGAACTTCCGGGCGTTGCGCGAGAAGTACGGGGACGGCGTCGACATCGGAATCGACTTCCATGGCGCTGTTCAGCCGCCGACGGCCATGCTGCTGGTCAAGGCGCTGGAACCGTACCATCCGTGGTTCTACGAGGAGGTGGTGCAGCCGCTCAACGTGGACGTGATGGCCGAGATCGCCGCCAGGACCCATATCCCGCTGGCCACGGGAGAGCGCATCTTCACCAAGTGGGGATTCCGCGAGGTCCTGGAAAAGCGCGCGGCCTATATCCTGCAGCCGGACGTCTGCTACGCGGGCGGCATCACCGAGCTCAGGCTTATTGCCGGAATGGCCGAGGCGTATTACGCTCCGCTGGCCCCCCACAATCCCAACGGTCCCGTGTCGATGGCCGCCAGCTTCCAGATCGCGGCGTGCATCCCCAACTTCCTGATCCAGGAGCGCGGCGACTTGGAGCACGACCTGCTGGCCAAACCGCTGCCCCCGGTCAGAAACGGGCACCGTCCGCTGCCGACGGACCCCGG
- a CDS encoding histidine phosphatase family protein, protein MKQLLIFRHAKSDWNAAFRFDHDRPLSRQGIAAAKRMGRYLDRLGQVPDRVISSSAVRAWQTVELAAQAGEWPCPLEATGDLYDTTSDEMLKIIRGCSDTDSRLLLAGHQPTCSALAGRLIGGGQMRFPTAAMARINLPRDRWGNIRWGEGSLIWFVTPKLLKRVM, encoded by the coding sequence ATGAAACAACTGCTCATTTTTCGGCATGCCAAATCGGATTGGAACGCCGCGTTCCGGTTTGACCACGATCGGCCGCTGTCGCGGCAGGGCATCGCCGCCGCCAAACGGATGGGACGATACCTGGACCGGTTGGGGCAGGTCCCGGACCGGGTGATCTCCTCCTCCGCGGTACGGGCGTGGCAGACCGTGGAACTAGCCGCCCAAGCCGGCGAATGGCCCTGTCCCCTGGAAGCCACCGGGGATCTGTACGACACCACCTCGGACGAGATGCTGAAGATCATCCGCGGCTGCTCCGATACCGACTCGCGCCTGCTGCTGGCCGGCCACCAACCGACCTGTTCCGCGCTGGCCGGCCGCCTCATCGGAGGGGGCCAGATGAGGTTCCCCACCGCGGCCATGGCCCGGATCAACCTGCCGCGGGACCGCTGGGGGAACATCCGCTGGGGCGAGGGGAGCCTGATCTGGTTCGTCACTCCGAAGCTGTTGAAACGCGTGATGTAG
- a CDS encoding glycosyltransferase family 1 protein, producing MGAGSKTVVLGRSATVPGIAVFTDTLDQVNGVSNTYQYLAAYCRRRKIDLDFFTYGSRTSLEKQGSVRIYRYRPRLPIRYYAGLVFDLWTPRGNLLKDCREGGYGLIHAATPGSMGLNALAAAKKLRLPLVGVYHTALPEYVETRRRSLMTRLGLPSDLLERSTLEVCWKFVEWFYRHCQTVLAPSSSIARTLERRIRVPMDRFSRGVDARKFSPEHRQEPARTTVLYVGRVSVEKNLPLLARIFRSRRDARLVVVGDGPFRSRMEREAPNAKFTGFVTGLDLSRAYASSDLFAFPSETDTFGNVVLEAMSSGLPVVVTDKMGPRELVDHGSNGFIASNDREFERYLDRLIKDKELRRSMGARSRTMALERTWDAVFGSLFDSYRKVIRECREPVA from the coding sequence ATGGGTGCCGGCTCCAAGACCGTGGTGCTGGGCAGATCCGCTACGGTGCCCGGAATTGCCGTTTTCACCGACACCCTGGACCAGGTGAACGGGGTGTCCAACACGTACCAGTACCTTGCGGCTTATTGCCGGCGGCGGAAGATCGACCTGGACTTCTTCACCTACGGTTCCCGGACGTCCCTGGAGAAACAGGGTTCGGTCCGGATTTATCGCTACCGGCCCCGGCTCCCCATTCGCTACTACGCCGGGCTGGTCTTCGATCTTTGGACTCCGCGAGGGAACCTCCTAAAGGATTGCCGTGAGGGAGGATACGGCCTGATCCACGCGGCGACCCCGGGGTCCATGGGCCTCAACGCTCTGGCCGCCGCCAAGAAGCTTCGGCTTCCCCTTGTGGGCGTTTACCACACGGCTCTGCCGGAATACGTCGAAACCCGAAGACGGAGTCTGATGACAAGATTGGGGCTGCCCTCCGATCTCCTGGAGCGGTCCACGCTGGAGGTTTGCTGGAAGTTCGTCGAGTGGTTCTACCGGCATTGCCAGACGGTCCTGGCTCCATCCAGCAGCATCGCCCGAACCCTGGAACGGAGGATCCGGGTCCCCATGGATCGCTTCTCCCGCGGCGTCGATGCGCGGAAATTCAGTCCGGAGCATCGCCAGGAGCCCGCCCGGACGACCGTCCTCTACGTGGGTCGGGTGTCGGTGGAGAAGAACCTTCCGTTACTGGCGCGGATTTTCCGCAGCCGCCGGGACGCCCGCCTCGTGGTGGTGGGGGATGGACCCTTTCGCAGTCGCATGGAGCGGGAAGCGCCGAACGCGAAGTTCACCGGATTCGTGACGGGACTCGATCTGAGCCGGGCCTACGCGTCGTCGGATCTGTTCGCATTTCCCTCAGAGACGGACACCTTCGGCAACGTGGTGCTGGAGGCCATGAGTTCGGGCCTGCCCGTCGTCGTCACCGACAAGATGGGTCCCCGGGAGCTGGTCGATCACGGGTCCAACGGATTCATCGCATCGAACGATCGGGAGTTCGAGCGCTACCTGGATCGCTTGATCAAGGACAAGGAACTGCGAAGGAGCATGGGGGCCCGGTCCCGGACGATGGCGCTGGAGCGAACTTGGGACGCGGTCTTCGGATCGCTGTTCGACAGCTATCGGAAGGTCATCCGGGAGTGTCGGGAACCAGTGGCGTAG
- a CDS encoding aminotransferase class V-fold PLP-dependent enzyme — protein MNVYERLGVKKRINAAANGTSIGGSIMLPEVVAAMQEAGRSHVSIPELLEKAGNRIAQMAGVDACTITNGAAAGVAVSVAACMTGSSNARVHQLPDTAGMKDEVIVQRMQINFYELMIRLTGARIVPVGLANRTYPWHLEAAFTPQTAAVVHFPAYSPPTDLPIDRVVELAHARGVPVIVDAAAEFPPFSILSHYWDLGADLTIVSGGKGLRGPQSSGLILGRKSLVEACVMSGSPNHGVGRPMKVGKEEIAGLLTAVELWSDPGFEEKMFDCWRRRAGSMIEILARVPGVRARTGDSPSASTGLAVHPDGLPFARVEWDSEGIGKGVGQVMAELWEGDPSIIVAETPSGILLNPATLEPGEAEIVAKRVSGVLSG, from the coding sequence ATGAATGTCTACGAACGTCTGGGTGTGAAGAAACGGATCAACGCCGCCGCCAACGGGACGTCCATCGGCGGGTCCATCATGTTGCCCGAGGTGGTGGCGGCGATGCAGGAGGCCGGCCGTTCCCACGTCAGCATCCCGGAACTCCTGGAAAAGGCGGGGAACCGGATCGCCCAAATGGCGGGAGTCGACGCCTGCACCATCACCAACGGAGCGGCCGCGGGAGTCGCCGTCTCGGTCGCCGCGTGCATGACGGGATCGAGCAACGCCCGGGTCCACCAGTTGCCCGACACGGCCGGGATGAAGGACGAGGTCATCGTCCAAAGGATGCAGATCAACTTCTACGAGCTCATGATCCGGCTGACGGGAGCCCGGATCGTCCCCGTCGGCCTGGCCAATCGAACCTATCCCTGGCACCTGGAGGCGGCCTTCACCCCTCAGACGGCCGCGGTCGTCCACTTTCCCGCCTATTCGCCTCCCACCGATCTCCCCATCGACCGGGTCGTCGAGCTGGCCCATGCCCGCGGAGTCCCGGTGATCGTGGACGCGGCGGCCGAGTTTCCTCCCTTCTCGATCCTGAGCCACTACTGGGATCTGGGAGCCGACCTCACCATCGTCAGCGGCGGCAAGGGCCTGCGGGGACCCCAGTCTTCGGGACTGATCCTGGGACGCAAGAGCCTGGTCGAGGCCTGTGTCATGAGCGGCAGTCCCAACCATGGCGTGGGACGCCCGATGAAGGTGGGCAAGGAGGAGATCGCCGGTCTCCTGACTGCCGTGGAACTCTGGTCCGACCCCGGGTTCGAGGAGAAGATGTTCGACTGCTGGCGGCGTCGCGCCGGTTCCATGATCGAGATCCTCGCCCGGGTGCCGGGTGTCCGGGCGCGGACGGGAGATTCGCCTTCCGCGTCGACCGGACTGGCGGTGCATCCCGACGGACTGCCGTTCGCGCGGGTCGAATGGGACTCCGAAGGAATCGGCAAGGGCGTAGGACAGGTGATGGCGGAGTTGTGGGAAGGAGACCCGAGCATCATCGTGGCGGAGACGCCGTCCGGCATTCTACTCAACCCCGCGACACTGGAGCCGGGTGAAGCGGAGATCGTGGCCAAGCGGGTGTCCGGCGTCTTGAGTGGGTAG
- the ppk1 gene encoding polyphosphate kinase 1 yields MSAVSQTPSSSPPRIAVNSPEAFLNRELSWLGFASRVVALVENRNLPLLERVKFAGIAGMLHDEFFMKRISGLKRQIRNRSKKTAIDGRSPETVFRTCQTELRNQSRRLGETLLGDLGPAMAAEGVGVVDYDQLQASQRRHLREYFQDAVMPILTPLVVDPAHPFPFISNLGLNLAILFPDDDGRERFVRIKVPDNRPRWVPLPDGSGFTPLEQVIAGNIDLLYPEIPPLGIYAFRVTRGSSGDPDRFRHLLEDESQAPGSIIQQVSSELKARRFAGAVRLQVNPDMPGELADWLIRQLEMDSDDLYPTRQLLRLSDLADFNPGNCGDLRFPPHRPMTHPRLRRLEFGRPAAIFNEIGRGDILLHHPYHSFDSSVLRFIEAAAVDPDVLAIKLTIYRTSGDSPIVKALAEAARRGKQVAVLVEVTARFDEAPNIAWGKYLENEGAHVAYGVERLKTHVKLALVLREEEQGRIRRYAHVGTGNYHTGTAKMYEDVGILTSDPEICRDIAAVFNALTGKTPHTGYSQMIVAPVAMRKRFNQLIRREAEHAAAGRPSGIHAKMNQLQDAGIIRELYRAGQAGVPITLNVRGLCCLRPGVPGLSENIRVFSVLGRFLEHSRLYRFVNGGEPEYFLGSADWMKRNLKKRVETVVPVRDPDLKQELEEILRVYERDNASAWDCRPDGTYVGRSPEPGQKSRAAQAVFIERAGARSQLANRGSKRRSGGMALRRI; encoded by the coding sequence ATGTCAGCAGTTTCTCAAACGCCGTCATCGTCCCCGCCCCGCATTGCAGTCAATTCCCCGGAAGCCTTTCTCAATCGGGAACTGAGCTGGCTGGGCTTCGCCAGCCGCGTGGTCGCCCTGGTGGAGAATCGAAACCTTCCCCTCCTGGAGCGAGTCAAATTCGCCGGAATCGCCGGGATGCTCCATGATGAGTTCTTCATGAAGCGGATCAGCGGGTTGAAGCGCCAGATCCGAAACCGCTCCAAGAAAACCGCCATCGACGGCCGCTCGCCGGAAACCGTGTTCCGGACCTGTCAGACCGAACTGCGAAACCAGTCCAGGAGGTTGGGCGAGACGCTTTTGGGGGATCTGGGCCCCGCCATGGCCGCCGAGGGAGTGGGTGTTGTCGATTACGATCAGTTGCAGGCGTCGCAGAGACGGCACCTGCGGGAATATTTCCAAGATGCGGTGATGCCGATCCTGACGCCGCTGGTTGTGGATCCGGCGCACCCCTTCCCCTTCATCAGCAACCTGGGACTGAATCTGGCGATCCTTTTCCCCGATGACGACGGACGCGAGCGTTTCGTCCGGATCAAGGTGCCGGACAACCGTCCCCGGTGGGTTCCCCTCCCGGACGGTTCCGGGTTCACGCCCTTGGAGCAGGTCATTGCCGGGAATATCGACCTGCTGTACCCGGAGATTCCTCCTCTGGGAATCTACGCCTTTCGCGTGACCAGGGGCAGCTCGGGAGATCCGGATCGGTTCCGGCACCTGTTGGAGGACGAGTCCCAGGCCCCGGGGAGCATCATTCAGCAGGTGAGCAGCGAACTGAAGGCCAGGCGCTTCGCGGGCGCGGTCCGGCTCCAGGTGAATCCGGACATGCCCGGGGAACTCGCCGATTGGCTGATCCGCCAGTTGGAGATGGATTCCGATGACCTCTATCCCACGAGGCAACTGCTCAGGCTCAGCGACTTGGCCGATTTCAATCCGGGCAATTGCGGCGACCTCCGATTCCCGCCTCACCGGCCCATGACGCATCCCCGCCTGCGCCGCCTGGAGTTTGGCCGCCCCGCCGCCATCTTCAACGAGATCGGCCGTGGCGATATTCTCCTTCACCATCCCTATCACAGCTTCGACTCGTCGGTCCTGAGGTTCATCGAGGCCGCCGCCGTCGACCCGGACGTCTTGGCCATCAAGCTGACCATCTACCGGACCAGCGGCGATTCCCCCATCGTCAAGGCGCTGGCCGAAGCCGCCCGGAGAGGCAAGCAGGTGGCGGTGCTGGTGGAGGTCACGGCTCGATTCGACGAGGCTCCCAACATCGCCTGGGGGAAGTACCTGGAGAACGAGGGCGCCCACGTGGCCTACGGCGTGGAGCGGCTCAAGACCCATGTCAAGCTGGCCCTGGTGCTCCGGGAGGAAGAGCAGGGGAGAATCCGCCGTTACGCCCATGTGGGAACAGGCAACTACCACACGGGAACCGCGAAAATGTATGAGGATGTGGGGATCCTGACCTCCGATCCGGAGATCTGCCGCGACATCGCGGCGGTCTTCAACGCGCTGACGGGAAAGACGCCGCACACCGGGTACTCGCAGATGATCGTCGCCCCGGTGGCCATGCGCAAACGTTTCAATCAGCTCATCCGCCGGGAAGCCGAACACGCGGCCGCGGGCCGGCCCAGTGGCATCCACGCCAAGATGAATCAGCTTCAGGACGCGGGAATCATTCGGGAGCTCTACCGGGCCGGCCAGGCCGGGGTGCCCATTACCCTGAACGTTCGCGGACTCTGCTGCCTCAGGCCCGGAGTCCCGGGATTGTCCGAGAACATTCGGGTGTTCAGCGTCCTGGGGCGCTTTCTGGAGCACAGCCGGCTCTACCGTTTCGTCAACGGCGGCGAGCCCGAATACTTCCTGGGTTCCGCGGACTGGATGAAGCGGAACCTGAAGAAACGGGTGGAGACCGTCGTGCCGGTTCGCGACCCGGACTTGAAGCAGGAGCTGGAAGAGATCCTTCGGGTCTACGAGCGGGACAATGCGTCGGCCTGGGACTGCCGGCCGGACGGAACGTACGTGGGCCGGTCGCCTGAACCTGGGCAGAAGTCGAGAGCGGCCCAGGCAGTCTTCATCGAGAGGGCCGGCGCTAGATCTCAACTCGCCAACCGGGGGTCCAAACGTCGATCAGGCGGGATGGCGCTTCGGCGTATCTGA
- a CDS encoding sodium/solute symporter (Members of the Solute:Sodium Symporter (SSS), TC 2.A.21 as described in tcdb.org, catalyze solute:Na+ symport. Known solutes for members of the family include sugars, amino acids, nucleosides, inositols, vitamins, urea or anions, depending on the system.), translating to MRLHVVDHLILVAYLVGMMLLGWRLAKRQHSDEEYFLGGRRMPWFAVGVSLIATLLSSVAYLGTPGVVWRFGFAIFLNTLAGIAITVVLVLFVTIPFFVRFRFTTAYEYLEHRFSLSVRLLGATLFLLFMTIYMGVIVLLSARALAVATGLPLVLIIVSVGIVATLYTMMGGIRAVIWTDVIQVALLVGGGLFAIGFVAVSTGSGPLDWIQAVNARANESMPLASLDPTIPATVVTLILGGCLWTLMAHTANQTIMQRYFSTVDLRAAKRSYLTSAAVDVLLLTLLTVIGASLIYYFTQGPGMLPPELDPASGKDRDGIFPFFVATRIPAGLAGAIFAALLAASMSTIDSGVNSFATVATIDFGRLRKRQTKNHVVQARVITLVVGLAVTLFAIFFDRLTGTADIPTILPKTFNSLAGGMGGLFLAGMLIPRAGSRAVWPAALAGVGTALAVAYSGELLRVLGPSAIDLVGAWLSPEFAQRLAAQGMGFTWIIPSSTLAALGTAWLLSFVFPNRDPERVRGLTWSTRREPSSYTGQGQP from the coding sequence GTGAGACTTCACGTCGTCGATCACCTGATCCTGGTCGCCTACCTCGTGGGCATGATGCTGCTGGGCTGGAGGCTGGCCAAGCGGCAGCACAGCGACGAGGAGTATTTCCTGGGCGGACGCCGCATGCCCTGGTTCGCCGTCGGGGTCAGCCTGATCGCCACTCTGCTCTCCAGCGTCGCCTATCTGGGGACCCCGGGGGTGGTCTGGCGTTTCGGCTTCGCCATCTTCCTGAACACGCTGGCGGGCATCGCCATCACCGTGGTGCTGGTGCTGTTCGTCACCATTCCCTTCTTCGTCCGCTTCCGGTTCACCACTGCCTACGAGTACCTGGAACATCGGTTCAGCCTCTCGGTGAGGCTTCTCGGAGCCACCCTGTTCCTGCTGTTCATGACCATCTACATGGGCGTGATCGTGCTCCTCTCCGCCCGGGCGCTGGCCGTCGCCACCGGGTTGCCCCTGGTGCTCATCATCGTCAGCGTTGGGATCGTCGCCACCCTCTACACCATGATGGGCGGGATCCGCGCCGTGATCTGGACCGACGTGATCCAGGTGGCGCTCCTGGTGGGGGGCGGCCTGTTCGCCATCGGGTTCGTGGCCGTGTCCACCGGATCGGGACCGCTGGACTGGATCCAGGCCGTGAACGCCAGGGCCAACGAGAGCATGCCTCTGGCTTCGTTGGACCCCACCATACCGGCCACGGTGGTCACCCTCATCCTGGGAGGCTGCCTCTGGACGCTCATGGCCCACACGGCCAACCAGACCATCATGCAGCGCTACTTCTCGACCGTGGACCTGCGGGCGGCCAAGCGCAGCTACCTCACCAGCGCCGCCGTCGACGTCCTGCTGCTGACGCTGCTCACGGTCATCGGCGCCAGCCTGATCTATTACTTCACCCAAGGACCCGGAATGCTGCCTCCGGAACTGGATCCGGCCAGCGGCAAGGATCGGGACGGCATCTTTCCCTTCTTCGTCGCGACCCGGATTCCCGCCGGACTCGCCGGCGCCATCTTTGCCGCCCTGTTGGCCGCCTCCATGTCCACCATCGACTCGGGCGTCAACTCCTTCGCCACCGTGGCCACCATCGACTTCGGCCGCTTGCGCAAGAGGCAGACGAAGAACCACGTGGTCCAGGCCCGTGTCATCACACTGGTGGTGGGACTGGCCGTCACCCTGTTCGCCATCTTTTTCGACCGGCTGACCGGAACCGCCGACATCCCGACGATCCTCCCCAAGACCTTCAACTCGCTGGCGGGAGGGATGGGCGGCTTGTTCCTGGCGGGCATGCTGATTCCCCGGGCCGGCAGCCGCGCGGTCTGGCCCGCGGCCCTGGCCGGTGTCGGCACCGCGCTCGCCGTCGCCTACTCGGGAGAATTGCTTCGGGTCCTGGGGCCTTCGGCCATCGACTTGGTCGGCGCGTGGCTGAGTCCGGAATTCGCGCAGCGGCTGGCCGCCCAGGGGATGGGATTCACCTGGATCATCCCCTCCTCCACACTGGCCGCGCTGGGCACGGCCTGGTTGCTGAGCTTCGTCTTTCCCAACCGGGATCCGGAGCGGGTCCGCGGGTTGACCTGGTCCACGCGCCGGGAACCGTCCTCCTACACCGGCCAGGGCCAACCCTGA
- a CDS encoding VOC family protein, whose protein sequence is MSERRRRGVRYAHTNLVADDWRAMVKFYVEVFDCRPVGTERDRSGAHIDALTGLEGVHMAGVHLKLPGYGDGGPTLEIFQFDENARRPAPAVNRPGFAHIAFQVDDLEAKRLQVMERGGADLGSVTTLDISEEGRLTLVYMTDPEGNIVELQYWH, encoded by the coding sequence ATGTCTGAAAGACGGCGCCGAGGCGTTCGGTACGCTCACACCAATCTGGTCGCCGATGACTGGAGAGCGATGGTGAAATTCTACGTGGAGGTCTTCGACTGCCGTCCGGTCGGGACGGAACGGGATCGGAGCGGAGCGCACATCGACGCCCTCACCGGTCTCGAGGGAGTTCACATGGCGGGTGTCCATCTGAAGCTTCCCGGATATGGCGACGGCGGCCCCACGCTCGAGATCTTCCAATTCGACGAGAACGCCCGGCGCCCCGCCCCGGCCGTCAACCGGCCCGGGTTCGCCCACATCGCCTTCCAGGTGGACGACCTGGAAGCGAAGCGCCTGCAGGTTATGGAGCGGGGGGGTGCGGATCTGGGAAGCGTGACCACCCTGGACATCTCCGAAGAGGGCCGCCTCACCCTCGTCTACATGACCGATCCTGAAGGCAACATCGTCGAGCTGCAGTACTGGCACTAG
- a CDS encoding DUF1552 domain-containing protein: MRIIRKVSLPRRTFLRGLGAAIGLPLLDSMAPALSPGRAGANPPADRLGVVYVPHGAVMENWTPAAGGAEFELTPILQPLTPFRDRLLVLTGLSNEPAVSLPGEPAGGHGRIGGAFLTGVHVKPTEGAGVEAGVSFDQIAAAQYGKHTQLASLELALEATGLSGACDVGYSCAYINTLSWRNSTTPLPTENNPRAVFERLFGDQESTDPAERLRRIRSKRSILDSVTRKAARLQARIGAGDRNKIVEYLDAVRDVERRIQIAETQAGRQAAVLERPAGIPGSFEEHAKLMIDLQVLAYQSDLTRVITFMMGRELSQRTYPEIGVPDPHHPLSHHQYDPEKLEKLTRVSILHMRMFAYFLQKLRSTPEGNGSLLDQVTLLYGSGMSDSDLHTPRNLPILVAGGGAGRLKGGRHVRFQKGTPLTNLYMTVLSQLGVPAERIGDSTGQVEFLSDV, from the coding sequence ATGAGGATCATCCGCAAGGTTTCCCTGCCCCGCCGCACGTTTCTGCGCGGCCTGGGCGCCGCCATCGGACTGCCCCTGTTGGACAGCATGGCGCCGGCCCTTTCGCCCGGACGCGCCGGGGCGAACCCGCCGGCCGACCGGCTGGGAGTGGTCTATGTGCCTCACGGGGCGGTGATGGAGAATTGGACTCCCGCCGCCGGAGGGGCCGAGTTCGAACTGACGCCGATCCTGCAACCGCTGACTCCGTTTCGGGACCGCCTGCTGGTCTTGACCGGACTCAGCAACGAGCCGGCCGTATCATTGCCCGGCGAGCCGGCCGGTGGACATGGACGGATCGGGGGAGCGTTCCTGACCGGCGTCCACGTGAAACCGACGGAAGGGGCGGGAGTCGAAGCCGGGGTCTCCTTCGACCAGATCGCGGCGGCGCAGTACGGGAAACATACCCAACTGGCTTCATTGGAACTGGCCCTGGAGGCGACCGGCCTGTCGGGGGCCTGCGACGTCGGCTACAGTTGCGCCTACATCAACACCCTCTCCTGGCGCAATTCGACCACGCCCCTCCCCACGGAGAACAACCCGCGTGCGGTCTTCGAACGCCTCTTCGGCGACCAGGAGAGCACCGACCCGGCCGAGCGGCTCCGCCGGATCCGGAGCAAACGGAGCATTCTCGACTCGGTGACCCGGAAAGCGGCCCGGCTGCAGGCCAGGATCGGCGCCGGCGACCGCAACAAGATCGTCGAATACCTGGACGCGGTTCGGGACGTGGAGCGGAGGATCCAGATCGCGGAAACCCAGGCCGGCCGGCAGGCGGCGGTGCTGGAGCGCCCCGCCGGGATCCCCGGCAGCTTCGAAGAGCACGCCAAGCTGATGATCGACCTCCAGGTCCTGGCCTACCAGTCGGACCTCACCCGGGTCATCACCTTCATGATGGGCCGGGAGCTGAGCCAGCGGACCTATCCCGAGATCGGAGTCCCGGACCCGCACCACCCCCTGTCCCACCACCAGTACGATCCGGAGAAGCTGGAGAAACTGACTCGGGTCAGCATTCTCCACATGCGGATGTTCGCCTATTTCCTCCAGAAGCTGCGATCCACCCCGGAGGGGAATGGCTCGCTGCTGGACCAGGTGACCCTTCTCTACGGAAGCGGGATGAGCGACAGCGACCTGCACACGCCCCGCAACCTGCCGATTCTGGTGGCCGGAGGAGGGGCGGGCCGGCTCAAGGGAGGCCGCCACGTCCGGTTCCAAAAGGGGACTCCGCTGACCAACCTCTACATGACGGTCCTGAGCCAGTTGGGAGTGCCGGCCGAGCGCATCGGCGACAGCACCGGGCAGGTGGAGTTCCTCTCGGACGTGTAG
- a CDS encoding CHAD domain-containing protein, translated as MQARESGEGSAGINGRVQDRLVRYPSKPTLELSAGMPAHQALRKIHLSLLRAILHNQEGVLGTRDPEFLHDFRVAVRRARSALTQVKGVFPAAEAERARVALSSMTRVTGEARDLDVFLEKLGAYESGLPQQIRQELIPVKELARRRRRGQQPILSEALGAASWAAAVDRWETFLLSGTDPQSLPKKGRRPLGAVAAKRIRKAYRRVAGRESLTGLEIEVLHRLRIDCKKLRYLLEFFRSLYPGREAASLIKRLKSLQGVLGDLHDLAVHREMARSIWTEIRPRPGSSIPLDLLERRLEQLHVRAHEATEGKFQRFRAHATPW; from the coding sequence ATGCAAGCCAGGGAGAGTGGAGAGGGTTCCGCCGGGATCAATGGCCGGGTCCAGGACCGCCTCGTCCGCTACCCATCCAAGCCGACGCTGGAACTGTCTGCCGGAATGCCGGCTCATCAGGCTCTTCGGAAGATCCATTTGTCCCTGTTGAGGGCGATTCTCCACAACCAGGAGGGTGTGCTCGGGACTCGGGACCCTGAGTTCCTCCACGATTTCCGCGTCGCCGTGCGCCGGGCTCGATCGGCGCTGACCCAGGTCAAGGGGGTCTTCCCGGCGGCCGAGGCCGAACGCGCCAGGGTCGCGCTCTCGTCCATGACCCGGGTGACCGGCGAGGCCCGGGATCTGGATGTCTTTCTGGAGAAGCTGGGGGCCTATGAATCCGGCCTCCCGCAGCAGATACGGCAAGAATTGATTCCCGTCAAGGAACTGGCGCGGCGCCGGCGCAGGGGCCAGCAACCCATCTTGTCGGAAGCCCTGGGTGCCGCTTCATGGGCGGCGGCGGTGGACCGGTGGGAAACGTTCCTGCTCTCTGGAACCGATCCGCAGTCGCTTCCCAAGAAGGGCCGACGACCCCTCGGAGCCGTCGCCGCCAAGCGGATTCGGAAGGCGTACCGCCGAGTCGCCGGAAGAGAGAGTCTCACCGGATTGGAAATCGAGGTTTTGCATCGGCTTCGGATCGACTGCAAGAAGCTCCGCTACCTGCTCGAGTTCTTTCGCAGCCTCTATCCGGGCCGGGAGGCTGCTTCCCTGATCAAGAGGCTCAAGTCTCTACAGGGCGTGCTGGGAGACCTCCATGACCTGGCGGTCCATCGGGAGATGGCCCGCAGCATCTGGACGGAGATTCGTCCCCGCCCCGGGTCTTCGATACCTCTGGATCTCCTGGAACGCCGCTTGGAGCAACTTCACGTCCGGGCCCACGAGGCGACGGAGGGGAAATTCCAACGGTTCCGGGCCCATGCAACGCCGTGGTGA